In Leptodesmis sichuanensis A121, the following are encoded in one genomic region:
- a CDS encoding 2-phosphosulfolactate phosphatase family protein: MKLSIFHTPEQTPTTTAADCAIAVDVLRATSTMVTALSAGAEAVQVFSDLDELLQASEHWLPDKRIRAGERGGATVDGFDFGNSPLECTPDRVGGRRLFISTTNGTRALQQVQAAPTVIAAALINRRAVVEYVLDLKPETVWIVGSGWEGSFSLEDTVCAGAIAEGLLQALGCSLEELAANDEVIGAISLYRQWQDRLLDLFYHASHGKRLLRLKCYEDLKYCSQTDILSVVPVQREPGVLVTERQPAIVC; this comes from the coding sequence ATGAAGCTATCGATTTTCCATACCCCTGAACAAACCCCAACCACCACTGCAGCGGATTGTGCGATCGCCGTCGATGTATTGCGAGCCACCAGCACAATGGTGACCGCCCTATCGGCGGGGGCAGAAGCGGTGCAAGTCTTCAGTGACCTCGATGAACTGCTGCAGGCGAGCGAACACTGGTTGCCCGATAAGCGGATTCGGGCTGGTGAGCGAGGCGGGGCCACGGTCGATGGCTTTGACTTTGGGAACTCTCCTCTGGAATGCACTCCCGATCGCGTAGGCGGTCGTCGTCTGTTCATCAGCACCACTAATGGAACTCGCGCCTTGCAACAGGTGCAGGCCGCGCCTACCGTGATCGCTGCTGCTTTAATTAACCGCCGAGCAGTTGTGGAGTATGTCCTGGACTTAAAGCCTGAAACCGTATGGATTGTTGGATCGGGATGGGAAGGCAGCTTCTCGTTGGAAGATACGGTCTGTGCCGGGGCGATCGCAGAGGGATTGTTGCAGGCTCTGGGATGCTCCCTAGAAGAATTGGCCGCCAATGATGAGGTGATTGGGGCGATTAGCCTCTATCGCCAGTGGCAGGATCGATTGCTGGACTTGTTTTATCACGCCAGTCATGGGAAGCGGTTACTACGGCTGAAGTGTTACGAGGATCTCAAGTACTGTTCGCAAACGGACATCCTTAGTGTGGTGCCCGTGCAACGAGAACCGGGGGTGTTGGTAACGGAACGGCAACCTGCGATCGTTTGTTAA
- a CDS encoding transposase, translating to MVFFEDECHLLWGDLCGYVWGKTNERIEVPITNERSRQTYYGAVNIYTQQCLIQASETGNSDGTIAFLQYLLSQCPNSRIALIWDGASYHRSQEVKQYLESVNQGLDESNWKITCIRFAPNDPKQNPIEDIWLQAKRFIREYYHLCQSFNVVKFLFELVTHHQTFSFPKLFTYGFFS from the coding sequence GTGGTCTTCTTTGAGGATGAATGCCATCTGTTGTGGGGGGACTTATGTGGGTATGTGTGGGGCAAAACAAACGAACGCATCGAGGTTCCCATCACCAATGAACGCAGCAGGCAGACTTACTATGGAGCCGTGAATATCTACACACAGCAGTGCCTGATTCAAGCATCTGAAACTGGCAATAGCGATGGCACGATTGCTTTTCTTCAATATCTGCTGAGCCAATGTCCGAACAGTCGGATTGCGTTGATTTGGGATGGAGCCAGCTATCATCGCTCCCAAGAGGTAAAACAGTATCTTGAATCGGTCAATCAAGGACTCGATGAGTCCAACTGGAAAATCACTTGCATTCGCTTTGCGCCCAATGATCCCAAGCAAAACCCAATTGAGGATATTTGGTTGCAGGCAAAGCGATTCATTCGAGAGTACTACCACTTGTGTCAATCGTTCAATGTCGTTAAGTTCCTCTTTGAGCTTGTGACTCACCACCAAACCTTTAGCTTTCCAAAGCTTTTTACCTATGGCTTTTTCTCATAA
- a CDS encoding tellurite resistance TerB family protein: MTSPSSISPSERILLRVVCAIALADGQISSEELDQILSEFSKFFADNEVEAQQIRQELQRSALERVALEELVPQLELEEDRELALKLGYMVIRSSRRNPEEAWINPAEKVAYRRLIELLNLPDETVTKIETLTDAELNQQDDFVHAIAQRVRQFIGR; encoded by the coding sequence ATGACAAGTCCTTCCTCTATTTCACCGTCAGAAAGAATCCTGTTGCGTGTGGTGTGCGCGATCGCTCTGGCTGACGGCCAGATCTCCTCTGAAGAACTGGATCAGATCCTGTCGGAGTTCTCCAAATTCTTTGCAGATAACGAGGTAGAAGCGCAACAAATTCGGCAAGAATTGCAACGGTCTGCGCTTGAGCGGGTTGCTCTGGAAGAACTGGTGCCTCAGTTAGAACTGGAGGAAGACCGGGAACTGGCTTTGAAGTTGGGCTATATGGTGATTCGCTCCAGTCGCAGAAACCCGGAGGAAGCCTGGATCAACCCAGCCGAAAAAGTGGCTTACCGTCGTCTGATCGAGTTGCTGAACCTGCCCGATGAGACCGTGACCAAAATCGAAACCTTGACGGACGCTGAGTTAAATCAGCAAGATGATTTTGTTCACGCGATCGCCCAGCGAGTCCGACAGTTTATAGGCCGTTAG
- a CDS encoding iron uptake porin, with the protein MATVAALADSPSDVMEQVTSVSQLSDVKPTDWAYQALKSLVERYGCIVGYPDKTYRGNRALSRWEFAAGLNACLDKIQELIAAATADFVRKEDLETIKRLQEEFAAELASLRGRVDALEVRTATLEKQQFSTTTKLFGQVIFGIQGRGKNTADLNPRNGIPDTPDPATNFTFGYNAQLSLVTSFSARDFLLIGLQSGNINTGAGFNNPPFFLNDTYTRLGYELNTNNNLRLSDLTYRFLVGDRLAFIVGTEDVNPITVFRGPNRYESAGQGPISAFAQRNPIIGLGNTRSGIGFDWQIANWASLQAVYSAGNGFRSASDPSPGAGLFNGPNTIGAQLALTPIPRVDLTVYYLRSYSTNAFLNTGVGDDLIGFIGSRFSTNAVGTTVSWRISPRVTLGGWFGYTNSEVQNPGFSGNVETTNWMAFLNFPDLFGKGNLGGIYVGQPPKIISSNLRLNGVCTLNVPSAISGTGGACGGQPGSTVHVEAFYRWRLTDNISLTPGVLVLFNPVQTNSSDTIVIGVLRTTFTF; encoded by the coding sequence ATGGCAACCGTTGCAGCTTTAGCAGACAGCCCCTCAGATGTGATGGAACAAGTCACTTCGGTTTCCCAGTTATCTGATGTGAAACCGACAGATTGGGCCTATCAGGCATTGAAGTCTCTGGTAGAACGGTATGGGTGCATTGTAGGTTATCCCGACAAAACCTATCGCGGCAACCGTGCTCTCAGCCGTTGGGAATTTGCGGCGGGCCTGAATGCCTGCCTGGATAAAATTCAGGAATTAATTGCAGCGGCGACGGCTGATTTCGTTCGCAAAGAAGACCTGGAAACCATCAAACGGCTGCAAGAAGAATTTGCTGCGGAACTCGCTTCCCTGCGAGGTCGGGTCGATGCCCTGGAAGTTCGCACGGCAACGTTGGAGAAGCAGCAATTTAGCACTACCACCAAACTGTTTGGACAGGTTATTTTTGGCATTCAGGGACGGGGTAAGAATACCGCTGACTTGAATCCCCGCAATGGCATTCCAGACACCCCCGATCCGGCCACCAATTTCACTTTTGGCTATAACGCCCAACTGAGTCTGGTTACCTCCTTCAGTGCCCGTGATTTCCTGCTGATTGGTTTACAGTCAGGCAACATCAATACCGGAGCTGGATTCAATAACCCACCCTTCTTTCTGAACGATACCTATACTCGTTTGGGGTATGAACTGAATACCAATAACAACCTGCGCCTCAGCGACCTGACCTATCGCTTCCTGGTGGGTGACAGATTGGCTTTCATTGTGGGCACCGAGGATGTTAATCCGATTACCGTCTTTCGGGGGCCAAACCGCTATGAAAGTGCTGGACAGGGACCAATTTCTGCGTTTGCCCAACGGAATCCCATTATTGGTTTAGGCAATACGCGATCGGGGATTGGATTTGACTGGCAGATCGCTAATTGGGCCAGCTTACAGGCTGTCTACTCCGCTGGCAATGGATTTAGATCAGCCTCCGATCCGTCCCCAGGAGCAGGTTTATTTAATGGCCCGAATACGATCGGCGCTCAACTGGCCCTCACCCCCATTCCCCGTGTAGACCTGACCGTTTACTACCTCCGCTCCTATTCCACCAATGCCTTCTTAAACACAGGAGTAGGAGACGATTTAATTGGGTTTATTGGTTCCCGCTTCTCGACCAATGCCGTAGGTACAACGGTATCCTGGCGAATTTCTCCCCGTGTTACCTTAGGCGGCTGGTTTGGGTACACCAACTCAGAGGTTCAAAATCCTGGCTTTAGCGGCAATGTAGAAACCACGAACTGGATGGCTTTCCTGAATTTTCCTGACCTGTTTGGCAAAGGGAATCTGGGTGGCATCTATGTTGGTCAGCCGCCCAAAATTATCAGCAGTAATCTGCGGCTGAATGGGGTTTGCACACTGAATGTTCCCAGTGCCATTTCTGGAACCGGGGGAGCCTGCGGCGGACAACCCGGTTCGACAGTGCATGTAGAAGCCTTTTATCGCTGGCGCTTAACGGATAACATCAGCCTCACTCCCGGTGTACTGGTGCTATTTAATCCGGTGCAAACCAATAGCAGCGACACGATTGTCATTGGTGTCCTGCGAACCACGTTCACGTTCTAA
- a CDS encoding helix-turn-helix domain-containing protein, whose translation MVGNGSMLEDLNDFIKSNPDARELKRAVAVQMFLKGYKHREIGESIGVSSGFISKWSRIYEQLGVSGLKLGYCGSVGYLEPEQRQAVISWLKHKNYWNLAELQAHIEQEYGVVFDSKQSYYTLFEQAGISWKKTQKRNPKADPALVEKKTGDYGLVGGASAGDHLGRVGGLL comes from the coding sequence ATGGTTGGAAATGGTTCTATGCTAGAAGACCTGAATGACTTCATCAAGTCTAATCCAGATGCGCGTGAACTCAAACGAGCAGTAGCGGTCCAAATGTTTCTCAAAGGATATAAGCATCGAGAGATTGGGGAGAGTATCGGTGTGAGTTCAGGTTTCATTAGCAAATGGAGTAGGATCTACGAACAGTTGGGGGTTTCTGGGTTGAAACTGGGGTATTGCGGTTCAGTCGGCTATCTAGAACCAGAGCAACGGCAGGCGGTGATTAGCTGGTTAAAGCACAAGAATTACTGGAATCTGGCTGAGTTGCAAGCGCATATTGAACAGGAGTATGGAGTAGTCTTTGACTCCAAGCAAAGTTACTACACCCTGTTTGAGCAAGCTGGGATTAGCTGGAAGAAAACGCAAAAGCGCAATCCGAAGGCAGACCCAGCGTTAGTAGAGAAAAAAACAGGAGATTACGGCTTGGTTGGAGGCGCATCGGCAGGAGATCATCTCGGGCGAGTTGGTGGTCTTCTTTGA
- a CDS encoding IS1 family transposase, which yields MDLFSQNCPCCDSAEVHAHTRYTTQSNGTRTIHHCRRCDSYFSDTFATAIAGLRTPLSRIIEVLKARTEGQGLNATARVFGVSKKSIIDWEWRLSELKPTLLLYGLIHQFLSLVIEGDELYTKVHHNTPASDSEGWTIVLMERRSRFLWELDCGSKDEQLFEAALSLLCEVIDQTQDLTLLSDGERRYGKILFAICHEVIHNGQPGRPKKRLPKGVRVRLKNKGARKRSGRKRPKYQAPVAEHPETDSKIDNHQIHANHVEAFNASLRRRNSAFRRKTNMYAKSRDNLQRTLDVQWLVHNFVRVHFTTKVVPAVKLGILEIGISWLQLFTIRYAL from the coding sequence ATGGATTTATTTTCCCAAAATTGCCCGTGCTGTGACAGTGCTGAAGTCCACGCTCACACCCGTTATACAACCCAGAGCAATGGAACTCGCACGATTCATCATTGTCGCCGTTGTGATAGCTATTTCAGTGATACCTTTGCCACGGCGATTGCTGGCTTAAGAACCCCGTTGAGTCGCATTATCGAGGTGTTGAAAGCCAGAACGGAGGGACAAGGTCTCAATGCCACAGCACGAGTATTTGGAGTATCCAAGAAGAGCATCATCGATTGGGAGTGGCGATTGTCCGAATTGAAACCCACCTTGCTGTTGTATGGGTTGATCCATCAGTTTCTGAGTCTGGTGATTGAGGGCGATGAGTTGTATACCAAAGTGCATCATAATACCCCGGCCAGTGACTCAGAAGGTTGGACTATTGTGCTGATGGAGCGCAGGAGTCGCTTTTTGTGGGAACTCGATTGTGGCAGCAAGGATGAACAGTTGTTTGAAGCCGCCTTATCCCTGTTGTGCGAGGTGATTGACCAAACGCAAGACCTGACGTTGCTCAGTGATGGGGAACGGCGCTATGGCAAAATCTTATTTGCCATTTGTCATGAAGTGATTCACAATGGACAACCCGGTAGACCCAAGAAACGACTGCCCAAAGGTGTGCGGGTACGCCTGAAGAATAAAGGGGCAAGGAAACGTTCTGGTCGTAAACGTCCCAAGTACCAAGCCCCCGTTGCTGAACATCCAGAGACAGATTCTAAGATTGACAACCACCAGATTCATGCCAACCATGTGGAGGCCTTTAATGCCTCTCTAAGACGACGCAACTCGGCTTTTCGTCGTAAAACCAATATGTATGCCAAAAGCCGAGATAACTTACAGAGAACTTTAGATGTGCAATGGTTAGTTCACAACTTTGTCCGGGTTCATTTCACAACGAAAGTTGTTCCTGCGGTGAAACTAGGAATTCTAGAAATTGGGATATCTTGGTTGCAACTGTTTACGATTCGCTATGCCTTATAA
- a CDS encoding ABC transporter permease, producing the protein MAPYILKRLLSLIPVLLGITLLVFGFLHLIPGDPAVVLLGERATPEQVIAVRSQLGLDKPLPVQYLTFLGNLLRFNLGTSIISGIPIATELRTRWPATFELSLAAMAIALIIGIPAGILAAVRKNRWLDQLTMTGSLLGVSLPVYWLGLLLIYLFAVNLHWLPPSGRLSVEAGFAFQPITGFYVLDALLKLNGPLLLDVLSHLVLPALTLGTIPLAILARITRSAMLDTLSQDYIRTAKAKGVPQFRVICQHALKNALLPISTIVGLQFGTLLGGAILTETIFAWPGIGSWIYQGILERDYPVVQGGVVFVAIAFVLINLMVDLSYSLIDPRIQYK; encoded by the coding sequence ATGGCTCCATATATCCTGAAGCGTCTACTCAGTCTTATTCCTGTCCTTCTGGGAATTACTCTGCTGGTGTTTGGATTTCTCCACCTGATTCCAGGGGATCCGGCAGTAGTGTTACTAGGAGAACGAGCGACACCGGAACAAGTCATCGCCGTGCGATCGCAACTCGGCCTGGACAAACCCCTCCCTGTTCAATATCTGACCTTTCTCGGCAATTTACTACGCTTCAATTTAGGCACCAGCATCATCAGCGGCATTCCCATTGCGACGGAACTGAGGACTCGCTGGCCTGCCACCTTTGAACTGTCTCTGGCAGCAATGGCGATCGCGCTAATCATTGGTATTCCCGCAGGCATCCTGGCCGCCGTTCGCAAAAATCGCTGGCTGGATCAACTGACGATGACGGGTTCCCTTCTGGGAGTCTCTTTACCCGTATACTGGTTGGGCCTGTTGTTGATTTACCTGTTTGCGGTGAACCTGCACTGGCTGCCTCCCAGTGGTCGCCTTAGCGTCGAGGCCGGATTCGCTTTTCAACCGATCACCGGATTCTATGTCTTGGATGCACTGCTGAAACTGAATGGGCCGTTGTTGCTGGATGTACTCTCTCATTTGGTGCTGCCTGCCCTGACCCTGGGCACTATTCCTCTGGCGATTCTGGCCCGCATCACCCGTAGCGCTATGCTGGATACCCTCTCGCAAGATTACATCCGTACCGCAAAAGCCAAAGGAGTACCGCAATTCCGGGTGATCTGCCAGCACGCTTTGAAAAATGCCCTGCTGCCCATCAGCACGATCGTCGGCCTGCAATTTGGCACGTTACTGGGCGGCGCGATCCTGACAGAAACCATTTTTGCGTGGCCGGGAATTGGCTCCTGGATCTATCAGGGCATTCTGGAACGGGACTATCCTGTGGTGCAGGGGGGAGTTGTGTTTGTGGCGATCGCCTTTGTCCTGATCAACCTCATGGTCGATCTCTCCTACTCCCTCATCGACCCCAGAATTCAATACAAATAG
- a CDS encoding phosphoribulokinase, whose product MTSKPDRVVLIGVAGDSGCGKSTFLRRLTDLFGEDFVTVICLDDYHCLDRKQRKETGITALNPKANNFDLMYEQIKALKSGETINKPIYNHETGCIDPPELVEPNHIVVIEGLHPLYDERVRALLDFSVYLDISDEVKIAWKIQRDMSERGHTYEDVLAAINSRRPDFEAYIDPQKEFADVVIQVLPTKLIQNDQERKVLRVQMIQRDGVEGFEPAYLFDEGSTIDWIPCGRKLTCSYPGIRMHYGPDTYYGHGVSVLEVDGQFDRLEEVIYIEQHLSNTSAKYNGELTELLLQHRDYPGSNNGTGLFQVLTGLKMRATYERLTAKEAKIAARV is encoded by the coding sequence ATGACCAGTAAGCCAGACCGTGTGGTTTTAATTGGCGTTGCCGGAGATTCTGGGTGCGGCAAGTCCACCTTCCTGCGCCGATTAACAGATTTGTTTGGAGAAGACTTTGTCACCGTCATTTGCTTGGATGACTACCACTGTCTGGATCGGAAGCAACGGAAGGAAACCGGGATTACCGCGCTCAATCCCAAAGCCAATAACTTTGATCTGATGTATGAGCAGATCAAAGCCCTCAAGAGCGGCGAAACGATTAACAAGCCCATCTACAACCATGAAACAGGTTGCATCGATCCACCCGAACTAGTAGAGCCAAATCACATTGTAGTGATTGAAGGACTTCACCCTCTGTATGATGAGCGAGTTCGGGCATTACTCGACTTCAGTGTCTACCTGGATATTAGCGATGAAGTGAAGATCGCCTGGAAGATCCAGCGAGATATGTCGGAACGGGGCCACACCTATGAAGATGTGCTGGCGGCCATTAACTCTCGTCGTCCAGATTTTGAGGCGTACATCGACCCCCAAAAAGAATTTGCGGATGTGGTCATTCAGGTATTGCCGACGAAGCTGATTCAAAACGATCAGGAGCGCAAAGTCCTGCGTGTGCAAATGATTCAGCGGGATGGAGTAGAAGGCTTTGAACCCGCTTACTTGTTTGATGAAGGTTCGACGATCGACTGGATCCCCTGTGGCCGCAAGCTGACCTGCTCTTATCCCGGAATTCGGATGCACTACGGCCCCGATACCTACTATGGTCATGGAGTTTCGGTGCTGGAAGTCGATGGTCAGTTCGATCGCCTGGAAGAAGTGATTTATATCGAACAACACCTGAGCAATACGTCAGCCAAGTATAACGGTGAATTGACTGAGTTACTGTTGCAACACCGGGATTATCCAGGTTCTAACAATGGTACGGGTCTGTTCCAGGTGCTAACGGGCTTAAAGATGCGGGCAACCTATGAGCGTCTAACGGCGAAGGAAGCTAAAATTGCAGCCCGGGTTTAA
- a CDS encoding phosphoribulokinase: protein MSNRPIILGIVGDSAAGKTTLTKGIAQVLGPENVTVICTDDYHRYDRKQRAEIGITALHPDCNYLDIMQQHLALLRSGQPILKPIYNHSTGTFDPPEYIKPNKFVIVEGLLGYSTRGTRDCYDVKVYLAPPEDLRAKWKIKRDTQKRGYTEEQVLAEMQKREPDSEQFIRPQRQWSDIVVTFYPPQEAPHERSAHLNVRLVLRPNIPHPDLTKVVSCDATTYSKAAIRLGLDRDMGKPVDVLEVDGHATEDQVMELEHFICGDIAILNGL, encoded by the coding sequence ATGAGCAATCGCCCAATCATTCTTGGCATTGTGGGAGACAGTGCCGCTGGTAAAACCACCTTGACGAAGGGGATTGCTCAGGTGCTGGGGCCAGAAAATGTCACTGTCATCTGCACCGATGATTACCACCGTTACGATCGCAAACAGCGGGCTGAGATTGGCATCACTGCGCTGCATCCAGACTGTAATTATCTGGACATCATGCAGCAACACCTGGCCCTTCTCCGCAGCGGGCAACCCATCTTGAAACCCATTTACAATCACTCGACGGGCACGTTTGATCCCCCAGAATACATCAAACCCAACAAGTTTGTGATTGTTGAGGGGTTATTGGGCTACTCCACGCGAGGAACGCGAGACTGTTACGACGTGAAAGTTTACCTGGCTCCTCCAGAAGACCTGCGGGCGAAATGGAAAATCAAACGGGACACCCAGAAGCGCGGCTATACCGAAGAGCAGGTACTGGCAGAGATGCAGAAGCGGGAACCAGATTCTGAACAGTTTATCCGTCCCCAGCGCCAGTGGTCTGACATTGTGGTGACGTTTTATCCACCTCAAGAAGCCCCGCATGAGCGCAGTGCCCATTTAAATGTCCGGCTGGTACTCAGGCCCAATATTCCCCACCCTGACTTGACCAAGGTTGTCAGTTGCGATGCCACGACCTACTCCAAGGCGGCCATCCGGTTGGGACTCGATCGCGATATGGGCAAACCTGTGGATGTGCTGGAGGTGGATGGTCACGCCACGGAAGACCAGGTGATGGAATTGGAGCATTTCATCTGCGGCGATATAGCGATCCTAAATGGATTATGA
- the petH gene encoding ferredoxin--NADP reductase: MDNPSASGAAANIGSGSRLFRFEVVGLRQSPATAGMTYPIRNSGNTFITVPYDRMSDTFQRITRMGGKIVNIEPVDVLQSKNGNVTPEQKSTASAPQTVQNSTPAIESKPMTQAKAAATDIPINIYRPTAPFIGKCISNEPLVKEGGIGICQHIKFDISGGDLRYLEGQSIGIIPPGLDKNGKPEKLRLYSIGSTRHGDDLDDKTVSLCVRQLEYKHPETGETVYGVCSTYLCNLKPGDEVKITGPTGKEMLLPEDPEAKIIMMATGTGIAPFRAYLWRMFKDGERAINHDYQFKGLAWLIFGVTTTSNILYKEELEEMQQKYPDNFRLTYAISREQKNPEGGRMYIQHRVAEHAKELWNLLKEEKTHAYICGLKGMEDGIDAAFSTVAAEEGIEWKEYQRQLKRAGRWHVETY, encoded by the coding sequence ATGGACAATCCAAGCGCATCCGGCGCAGCGGCCAACATAGGATCTGGGAGCCGTCTGTTTCGATTTGAGGTCGTTGGGCTACGCCAGAGTCCGGCAACGGCTGGGATGACTTACCCGATTCGGAACAGTGGCAATACCTTCATTACCGTTCCCTACGATCGCATGAGCGATACCTTCCAGCGCATCACTCGGATGGGCGGCAAAATTGTCAATATTGAGCCTGTCGATGTTCTGCAAAGTAAGAATGGAAACGTTACTCCAGAACAGAAATCCACTGCGAGTGCCCCGCAAACTGTACAAAACAGTACACCAGCAATCGAGAGTAAGCCCATGACTCAAGCGAAAGCGGCGGCCACGGATATTCCCATTAACATTTACCGTCCCACTGCACCTTTTATTGGCAAGTGTATTTCTAACGAACCTCTGGTCAAAGAAGGCGGGATCGGTATCTGTCAGCACATCAAGTTTGACATTTCCGGTGGCGACCTGCGGTACCTGGAAGGCCAGAGTATTGGCATTATTCCCCCCGGATTGGATAAAAATGGCAAGCCTGAGAAACTCCGTCTCTACTCCATTGGCTCCACCCGCCACGGCGATGATCTGGACGATAAAACCGTTTCCTTGTGCGTGCGGCAACTGGAGTATAAACATCCTGAAACCGGGGAGACGGTCTATGGGGTTTGCTCAACCTATCTATGCAACCTGAAACCGGGCGACGAAGTTAAGATCACGGGGCCAACGGGCAAAGAAATGCTGTTACCAGAAGACCCGGAGGCCAAAATTATTATGATGGCGACTGGAACTGGAATTGCCCCTTTCCGAGCCTACCTGTGGCGGATGTTTAAGGATGGAGAACGAGCCATCAATCATGACTACCAATTTAAAGGGTTAGCCTGGTTGATCTTTGGCGTTACCACCACGTCCAACATCCTGTACAAGGAAGAACTGGAAGAAATGCAGCAAAAATATCCTGATAACTTCCGGCTCACCTATGCCATCAGCCGGGAACAAAAGAATCCCGAAGGTGGCCGGATGTACATTCAACACCGGGTTGCAGAACACGCCAAAGAGCTATGGAACCTCCTGAAAGAGGAGAAAACCCATGCTTACATTTGTGGCCTCAAAGGCATGGAAGACGGCATTGATGCAGCTTTTTCGACTGTGGCGGCAGAAGAAGGCATCGAGTGGAAAGAATATCAGCGCCAGTTGAAGCGAGCAGGTCGCTGGCACGTTGAAACTTACTAG
- a CDS encoding Uma2 family endonuclease codes for MPLTQSCSPDLVLYKGVNIPKWKPGEPRRIILDRYRLPDLVGEIADTTLGIDLDEQKQLYASLEIPEYLVIDVKGMRLFAFGLTPAGVYEAIQVSKVLEGLAIALVEQTLERLTTETNTAAANWLMQQLQA; via the coding sequence ATCCCTCTGACCCAATCCTGTTCACCTGACTTAGTGCTTTACAAAGGTGTCAACATTCCCAAATGGAAACCGGGTGAACCGCGTCGCATTATCCTCGATCGCTATCGTCTCCCCGATCTGGTGGGCGAGATTGCCGATACCACACTGGGGATTGATCTGGATGAACAGAAGCAACTATACGCCAGTCTGGAAATTCCCGAATATTTGGTGATTGATGTGAAAGGAATGCGGCTGTTTGCCTTTGGGTTAACACCCGCAGGCGTGTATGAAGCCATTCAGGTATCTAAGGTGCTGGAGGGCTTGGCGATCGCTTTGGTCGAGCAAACCCTGGAACGCCTAACGACCGAAACTAATACTGCCGCTGCTAACTGGCTCATGCAGCAATTGCAGGCTTAG